The following are encoded together in the Cyanobacterium aponinum PCC 10605 genome:
- a CDS encoding TonB-dependent hemoglobin/transferrin/lactoferrin family receptor, translating into MLKTQIQIIKYTLLIPLIFVTIEPVKAENRLILNNHNNSVIAQNNENLEEITDIIFNEAETGLEITILTKSGKSLVPIILTENNNLIIELLEAKINYELNEINPTANITQITATTVNDSFVRMVITGKNNTIPQAEIIPTDNNLTFAIRETDATTAQNFPDISDLTITITGTRTPRRLLDSSSSITIIDSQQIERQLVQDIRDLVRYEPGVSVGRNANRFGNQDFNIRGIDGNRVLLQVDGIRVPDNYVGRGRDYFNLETIKRVEIIKGPASALYGSDAIGGVVSFITKDPQDYLDTFGNSFYTSGQVTYDTADESVSVTGVIAGEDEEGKLQFSTVATYSGGSALKTASGVQVNPQDITDYSITSKLVYNFDDNNSLKLTGEFLQGTTDTIILNEIGTTPFNVRPPNLVFFDRQNVTATDTRNRNRFSLDYNYENETGWLQNLNAKFYYQNAEIKEEKISEGIQQSFGRGRPSFIPVVRDEVNKFEQDVIGGEVQLQSDFMTGSASHRLVYGLEVFNTSTSRPRDNTLIFPDGSISKFVIGEEFPNKTFPDTDTLRLGLYVQDEIEIGQFSIIPGIRWDYFSLNANEDDDFRRINVDNFKVENRNDSAFSPKIGIVYKPTPELALYGQYARGFRSPPYDDANIGFTNFAFGYAVLPNANLKPETSNSFEIGIRGAYPSIDFSLAGFYNDYQDFIDNVSVGTRESDGFSLFQSQNIDSAEIYGVEAKAEYFFNPTREDGVSIIASLAWAEGNNDSGSGSVPLNSVNPFEAVLGLRYKAPEDRWGTDLIGTFVSAKNRSRIDGDDLFAPNGYFLLDLLGYYNFSKNASLNVGLFNLFNSEYYVWSDVRGLTNDDPNLKRFAPPGFNAAVNFVFRF; encoded by the coding sequence ATGTTAAAAACACAAATACAAATAATTAAATATACTTTATTAATACCTCTAATTTTTGTTACTATTGAGCCTGTAAAAGCAGAAAATAGACTAATTTTAAATAATCATAATAATTCTGTAATAGCTCAAAACAATGAAAACTTAGAAGAAATAACCGATATTATTTTTAATGAAGCAGAAACAGGATTAGAAATTACTATTTTAACCAAATCAGGTAAGTCATTAGTTCCCATTATTTTAACTGAAAATAATAACCTGATTATCGAATTATTAGAAGCAAAAATAAATTATGAATTAAACGAAATAAACCCCACAGCAAATATTACTCAAATTACCGCCACAACCGTTAACGATTCCTTCGTGAGAATGGTAATTACAGGTAAAAATAACACCATACCCCAAGCAGAGATTATTCCCACAGATAATAATTTAACCTTTGCCATAAGGGAAACTGATGCCACTACTGCTCAAAATTTCCCGGATATTAGTGACTTAACTATTACCATTACAGGCACTCGCACTCCCAGAAGATTACTTGATTCTAGTAGTTCCATCACCATAATTGATTCTCAACAGATAGAAAGACAATTAGTCCAAGATATTCGAGATTTAGTTCGATATGAGCCGGGGGTATCTGTGGGGAGAAACGCCAATCGCTTTGGTAATCAAGATTTCAACATTAGGGGAATTGACGGTAATCGGGTTTTACTGCAAGTTGATGGTATTCGTGTACCAGATAACTATGTCGGTAGAGGTAGAGATTATTTCAACTTAGAGACTATCAAAAGAGTGGAAATTATTAAAGGTCCTGCTTCCGCTTTATACGGTAGTGATGCCATTGGGGGTGTGGTTTCTTTTATCACAAAAGACCCTCAAGACTATTTAGATACTTTCGGTAATTCTTTTTATACCAGTGGACAAGTTACCTATGATACTGCGGATGAAAGCGTATCGGTGACAGGGGTTATTGCTGGAGAAGATGAGGAGGGTAAATTACAATTTTCTACCGTTGCCACCTATTCAGGAGGTTCAGCATTAAAGACTGCTTCAGGGGTGCAAGTTAATCCCCAAGATATTACTGATTATAGTATTACCAGTAAGTTAGTTTATAATTTTGATGACAATAATAGCTTAAAACTAACAGGGGAATTTTTACAAGGAACAACGGACACTATTATCTTAAATGAAATTGGCACAACTCCTTTTAATGTTCGTCCTCCTAATCTAGTATTTTTCGATCGCCAAAATGTCACTGCTACTGATACTCGTAATCGTAACCGTTTTAGCTTAGATTATAACTATGAAAATGAAACGGGATGGTTACAAAATCTCAACGCTAAATTTTACTATCAAAATGCGGAGATTAAAGAAGAAAAAATCTCGGAGGGTATTCAACAAAGTTTCGGGAGAGGCAGACCTAGTTTTATTCCTGTGGTACGAGACGAAGTAAATAAATTTGAGCAGGATGTCATCGGCGGTGAGGTACAATTACAAAGTGATTTTATGACGGGTAGTGCTTCCCATCGCCTAGTTTATGGTTTAGAGGTGTTTAACACTAGCACTTCTCGCCCTAGAGATAATACTTTAATTTTTCCTGATGGTAGTATTAGTAAGTTTGTGATAGGAGAAGAGTTTCCCAATAAAACTTTTCCTGATACGGATACTTTAAGATTAGGGTTATATGTACAAGATGAGATTGAAATAGGTCAGTTTTCTATTATTCCGGGGATTCGTTGGGATTATTTCAGTTTAAATGCTAATGAAGATGATGATTTTCGCCGTATCAATGTGGATAACTTTAAGGTAGAAAATCGTAATGATTCGGCATTTTCTCCCAAAATTGGGATTGTTTATAAGCCTACTCCTGAATTAGCTTTATATGGGCAGTATGCAAGGGGTTTTCGCAGTCCTCCTTATGATGACGCTAATATCGGTTTTACTAATTTTGCCTTTGGTTATGCAGTGTTACCCAATGCTAATTTAAAGCCTGAGACAAGCAATAGTTTTGAAATAGGTATTCGAGGCGCTTATCCTTCTATTGATTTTAGTCTGGCTGGATTTTACAACGATTATCAAGATTTTATTGATAATGTTAGTGTTGGCACTCGTGAAAGTGATGGTTTTTCTCTTTTTCAAAGTCAAAATATCGACAGTGCAGAAATTTATGGTGTGGAAGCAAAAGCGGAATATTTCTTTAACCCCACTAGAGAAGATGGTGTCAGTATTATTGCTAGTTTAGCTTGGGCTGAGGGAAATAATGATTCAGGCAGTGGCTCAGTACCTTTGAACTCTGTTAATCCTTTTGAGGCGGTATTGGGGTTGCGTTATAAAGCTCCTGAAGATAGATGGGGTACTGATTTAATTGGTACTTTTGTCTCGGCAAAAAATAGGAGTCGCATTGATGGGGATGATTTATTTGCGCCCAATGGTTATTTTTTATTGGATTTGTTGGGTTATTACAATTTCTCTAAAAATGCTTCTTTGAATGTGGGTTTATTCAATCTCTTTAACTCAGAATACTACGTTTGGTCAGATGTTCGGGGTTTAACTAATGATGATCCTAATTTAAAGCGTTTTGCTCCTCCGGGGTTTAATGCGGCTGTTAATTTTGTTTTCCGTTTTTGA